From Paenibacillus graminis, a single genomic window includes:
- a CDS encoding aminotransferase class I/II-fold pyridoxal phosphate-dependent enzyme, with translation MDQHVTPLFTALKKHAAGNPVQFHIPGHKKGLGTDAEFREFIGDNALSIDLINIAPLDDLHQPTGVILEAQKLAAEAFGADYTYFSVQGTSNAIMTMILSVCSEGDKIIVPRNIHKSVMSAIIFSGAKPVFVSPVQDENLGIDHGITTSALEKALRRHPDAKGVLVINPTYFGVCADLRSIVDLAHSYGVPVLVDEAHGVLIHFHEDLPVSAMQAGADLAATSVHKLGGSMTQSSVLNLNAKTGLVNPQRVQTILSMLTTTSTSYILLASLDTSRRNLALNGHEMAARTIALSNYARDAINNIDGLYSFGKEILGTEATFNIDPTKLNIHVRHLGITGYETENWLREKYKIEVELSDMYNILCLITPGDTQESVDKLLSALRVLSAIHYSKGEIYELKVQVPEIPQLALIPRDAFYADTQVVPFRESAGYIIAEFIYVYPPGIPILLPGEVITQDNIDYIIDHVEIGLPVKGPEDRSINYVKVIVEAEPIS, from the coding sequence ATGGATCAACACGTAACTCCCCTCTTCACCGCTCTCAAAAAGCATGCCGCCGGAAACCCAGTTCAATTTCATATTCCCGGGCATAAGAAGGGGCTAGGAACCGATGCCGAATTCCGTGAGTTTATCGGCGATAACGCTCTATCCATAGATTTGATCAATATCGCACCGCTTGATGACCTTCATCAGCCTACCGGCGTAATTCTTGAAGCTCAGAAGCTGGCTGCGGAGGCTTTCGGTGCCGACTATACGTATTTTAGCGTACAGGGCACGAGCAATGCCATCATGACTATGATCCTCTCTGTCTGCTCGGAAGGAGATAAAATTATTGTGCCGCGCAACATTCACAAATCCGTGATGTCGGCCATTATTTTCTCCGGAGCCAAGCCTGTTTTTGTCTCTCCTGTTCAGGATGAGAATCTTGGGATAGACCATGGTATTACCACCAGCGCACTCGAGAAGGCCTTAAGGCGCCATCCCGATGCCAAGGGTGTACTTGTTATCAATCCTACGTATTTTGGCGTTTGCGCCGATCTGCGTTCGATTGTCGACCTGGCCCACAGCTACGGGGTTCCCGTGCTGGTGGACGAGGCACATGGAGTACTGATTCATTTTCATGAGGATCTCCCGGTATCGGCCATGCAGGCCGGAGCAGACTTGGCGGCAACCAGCGTACACAAGCTGGGCGGCTCCATGACCCAGAGCTCCGTGCTCAATCTGAATGCCAAGACCGGACTTGTTAATCCGCAACGGGTACAGACGATCCTCAGCATGCTAACCACAACTTCAACATCATATATTCTTTTAGCGTCCCTGGATACCTCCAGACGCAATCTGGCCCTGAACGGCCACGAGATGGCGGCAAGAACCATTGCCCTGTCCAACTATGCGCGTGATGCGATCAATAACATTGATGGCTTGTACAGCTTCGGCAAAGAAATTCTCGGTACAGAAGCCACCTTTAACATCGATCCTACGAAGCTCAATATTCATGTGCGCCATCTCGGCATCACCGGTTACGAGACGGAAAACTGGCTGCGCGAGAAGTACAAGATCGAAGTAGAGTTAAGCGACATGTATAATATTCTTTGCCTGATTACCCCCGGAGATACCCAGGAATCTGTCGATAAGCTGCTTTCTGCCCTGCGTGTGCTGTCAGCGATTCATTACAGCAAAGGCGAAATTTATGAGCTTAAAGTACAGGTGCCGGAAATTCCGCAGCTGGCCTTGATTCCCAGAGATGCTTTTTATGCAGATACACAAGTGGTGCCCTTCCGCGAGTCTGCAGGCTATATCATTGCGGAGTTCATTTATGTCTACCCTCCGGGAATCCCTATTCTGCTCCCCGGTGAAGTTATTACCCAGGATAACATCGATTATATCATCGACCATGTGGAAATCGGACTGCCGGTCAAAGGCCCCGAGGACCGCAGCATCAATTACGTCAAAGTCATTGTGGAGGCTGAGCCGATCTCCTGA
- a CDS encoding MFS transporter has protein sequence MSGKVAQRMHINLASPFILEMWVIIFLVEFVKGSLLVALLPVYMENILGISVTVVGFSFAMQYLGDNLFRSPSGWVMERIGYRWTMTGALLLILVAVGLIIYAKDAVWLSVACLILGIGTSPLWPCTMTGITELAGSTESGSSGAAMGAVEMASLAGTGIGPIVVNFLMDHGGQSYHSMFLVLMGCAAAVAAVSLLLPSRIGTHAPHAIVRGGGEGPAAVRGRVNPLESLKRTFHQVRTTLKVSRLLFPALFLQAFAIGLMTPVVTLFARSELHVTPNQFSLLLIAGGGITVLALIPAGKLVDRIGTTVFLNIGFLLAAGSLAFFSQVRWLPLAFCAVALVGISYALILPAWNAFLAKQVPKGERGTVWGLFLTLQGSGMVAGPVISGKLWDSVGHSSPFLASALVMVLLFGLHLLIVHRTKRKLGTG, from the coding sequence ATGTCTGGCAAAGTAGCGCAGCGTATGCATATCAATTTGGCCTCCCCGTTCATTTTGGAGATGTGGGTGATCATATTTTTGGTGGAATTTGTTAAAGGATCGCTGCTCGTAGCCTTGCTGCCGGTCTACATGGAGAATATTCTCGGCATCTCGGTGACCGTAGTGGGCTTCTCCTTTGCGATGCAGTATTTGGGAGACAACCTCTTCCGCAGCCCCTCAGGCTGGGTGATGGAGCGGATAGGATACCGCTGGACAATGACGGGGGCTCTGCTGCTGATCCTCGTTGCAGTAGGTCTGATTATCTATGCGAAGGACGCTGTATGGTTATCGGTGGCCTGTCTCATTCTGGGCATTGGGACATCCCCGCTGTGGCCCTGCACCATGACGGGGATTACCGAATTGGCCGGTTCAACGGAAAGCGGAAGCAGCGGCGCAGCCATGGGGGCTGTAGAGATGGCCTCTCTGGCCGGAACCGGAATTGGTCCCATTGTAGTCAACTTTCTGATGGATCATGGCGGACAGAGCTATCACTCCATGTTTCTTGTGCTTATGGGCTGTGCAGCTGCAGTGGCAGCCGTCTCACTGTTATTGCCGTCCAGGATAGGCACTCACGCGCCTCATGCCATTGTGCGGGGCGGTGGGGAAGGGCCGGCGGCTGTTCGTGGGCGGGTGAACCCGCTGGAGAGTCTGAAACGGACGTTCCATCAGGTCAGAACCACCCTTAAGGTCAGCCGTCTGCTGTTCCCGGCGCTGTTCCTGCAGGCTTTTGCGATAGGTCTGATGACCCCTGTAGTGACCCTGTTTGCCCGCTCCGAGCTCCATGTAACGCCTAACCAGTTCAGCCTGCTGCTGATCGCAGGAGGCGGCATCACTGTACTGGCTCTGATTCCGGCAGGCAAATTGGTCGACCGGATCGGAACAACGGTCTTCCTGAATATCGGCTTCCTGCTCGCTGCCGGCTCGCTGGCCTTCTTTTCCCAGGTGCGCTGGCTGCCGCTCGCCTTCTGTGCGGTAGCGCTTGTAGGCATTAGCTATGCGCTGATATTGCCTGCCTGGAACGCTTTTCTGGCCAAGCAGGTGCCGAAGGGTGAAAGGGGTACCGTATGGGGCCTTTTCCTGACGCTGCAGGGTTCCGGCATGGTAGCCGGGCCGGTGATCTCGGGGAAACTCTGGGACTCGGTTGGGCATAGCTCTCCTTTTCTGGCCAGTGCATTGGTAATGGTCCTCCTGTTCGGACTGCATCTGCTCATAGTCCACAGAACCAAGCGGAAGCTGGGAACGGGCTGA
- a CDS encoding DUF1054 domain-containing protein, with amino-acid sequence MPFQGFTAEDFDVFHIEGLEPRMEALIAGVRPKLNELGGEIAPLLSMLTGEEMFPHVAKHARRTVHAPKDTWVAWGPNKRGYKALPHFQVGMFHSHLFIVFAIIYESSNKATFAEALSRHLDDVQAELPADYFWSTDHLDPRGTPQADMDKGAFAELTRKLKEVKKAEVTCGLRIDRDDPVLADGDKLLAVIRQTFETLLPLYRMSF; translated from the coding sequence ATGCCATTTCAAGGATTTACTGCTGAAGATTTTGATGTCTTTCATATTGAGGGCCTGGAGCCGCGGATGGAGGCGCTGATCGCCGGAGTCCGGCCAAAGCTGAACGAACTGGGCGGAGAGATCGCCCCTCTTTTGTCCATGCTCACTGGGGAGGAAATGTTCCCGCATGTCGCCAAACATGCCCGCCGTACCGTTCATGCGCCGAAGGATACCTGGGTTGCGTGGGGTCCAAATAAAAGAGGCTATAAGGCACTGCCGCATTTTCAAGTGGGCATGTTCCACAGCCATTTGTTTATTGTCTTCGCCATTATTTACGAGAGCAGCAATAAAGCAACCTTCGCCGAGGCGCTGTCCAGACATCTGGACGATGTTCAAGCAGAGCTGCCAGCCGATTACTTCTGGTCTACCGATCATTTAGACCCCCGCGGCACACCTCAGGCAGATATGGATAAGGGGGCATTTGCCGAGCTGACACGCAAGCTTAAGGAGGTCAAAAAAGCCGAAGTCACCTGCGGGCTCCGCATAGACAGGGATGACCCGGTTTTGGCGGACGGAGACAAGCTCCTGGCCGTTATCCGGCAGACCTTTGAGACGCTGCTGCCGCTCTACCGGATGTCCTTCTAA
- the gndA gene encoding NADP-dependent phosphogluconate dehydrogenase, with amino-acid sequence MAKQQIGVIGLAVMGKNLALNIESRGFTVSVYNRSSEKTHDLISEAEGKNLVGTFSIEEFVESLEVPRKILIMVQAGKATDATIEQLLPHLDQGDIIIDGGNAYFPDTVRRNKELEAKGFRFIGTGVSGGEEGALKGPSIMPGGQESAYKLVEPILTAISAKVDGEPCCTYIGPDGAGHYVKMVHNGIEYGDMQLIGEAYHLLKDVLGLDAKELHSIFADWNSGELDSYLIEITKDIFAEYDEETGKPMVDVILDAAGQKGTGKWTSQSSLDLGVPLSMITESVFSRFLSAMKEERVAASKVLSGPVTEPFKGDKAEFIENVRKALFASKIVSYAQGFAQLRVASEEYNWDLKYGNLAKIWRGGCIIRSRFLQNITDAYENNPELKNLLLDPFFKNIMDTYQSAWRQVVSAAVAQGVPVPGFSSALAYYDSYRTERLPANLLQAQRDYFGAHTFKRVDKEGVFHHNWLSE; translated from the coding sequence ATGGCAAAACAACAAATCGGCGTCATTGGCTTGGCGGTAATGGGTAAAAATTTGGCTCTTAACATCGAGAGCAGAGGTTTCACCGTATCGGTGTACAACCGTTCTTCGGAGAAGACTCATGACCTGATCAGCGAAGCGGAAGGCAAAAACCTGGTAGGCACTTTTTCCATTGAGGAGTTTGTCGAATCACTGGAAGTGCCGCGTAAAATTCTGATCATGGTTCAGGCAGGCAAAGCAACCGATGCTACCATTGAGCAGCTGCTGCCGCATCTGGATCAAGGCGATATCATCATCGACGGGGGCAACGCTTATTTCCCTGACACAGTCCGCCGCAATAAGGAGCTGGAGGCTAAAGGCTTCCGTTTCATCGGCACCGGTGTATCCGGCGGTGAAGAAGGCGCACTGAAAGGGCCATCCATCATGCCTGGGGGCCAGGAAAGCGCCTATAAGCTGGTAGAACCAATTCTTACGGCAATTTCGGCCAAAGTGGACGGAGAGCCTTGCTGTACATATATCGGGCCGGATGGTGCAGGGCACTATGTAAAAATGGTGCATAACGGCATCGAGTACGGAGACATGCAGCTGATCGGCGAGGCTTATCATTTGCTGAAGGATGTGCTTGGCCTGGATGCCAAAGAGCTGCACAGCATCTTTGCGGATTGGAACAGCGGAGAGCTCGACAGCTATCTGATCGAGATTACCAAGGATATTTTTGCAGAATATGATGAAGAAACCGGTAAACCGATGGTGGACGTCATTCTGGACGCGGCCGGCCAAAAGGGTACGGGCAAATGGACAAGCCAAAGCTCGCTGGATCTCGGTGTGCCGTTGTCCATGATCACAGAATCCGTATTCTCCCGGTTCTTGTCGGCAATGAAGGAAGAGCGGGTTGCAGCGAGCAAGGTGCTTAGCGGTCCCGTAACCGAGCCCTTCAAGGGCGACAAAGCCGAGTTCATCGAGAACGTGCGCAAGGCGCTGTTCGCCAGCAAAATCGTATCCTATGCCCAAGGCTTCGCACAGCTTCGTGTAGCTTCCGAGGAATACAACTGGGATCTGAAATACGGCAACCTGGCCAAAATCTGGCGCGGCGGCTGCATTATCCGTTCCCGCTTCCTGCAGAACATTACCGATGCCTACGAGAACAATCCGGAGCTCAAAAACCTGCTGCTTGATCCGTTCTTCAAGAACATCATGGACACTTACCAGTCCGCATGGCGCCAAGTGGTTTCCGCTGCCGTGGCCCAAGGGGTTCCGGTTCCCGGTTTCTCCAGCGCCCTGGCATACTACGACAGCTACCGCACAGAACGCCTGCCAGCGAACCTGCTTCAGGCACAGCGCGATTACTTCGGTGCCCACACCTTCAAACGTGTGGACAAAGAAGGCGTCTTTCATCACAACTGGCTGTCTGAATAA
- a CDS encoding shikimate kinase — MKYANKNIILVGMMATGKSTVGALLAEELGYELVDLDHVIIQKEGRSIAELFAEGGEEYFRRIESAVLKDMLEGEGRIISTGGGAVLAPGNADIMLQNGLVVALTASEEAIIARVSGDQNRPLLAGNAQERVRTILEQRRDAYRFAHCTVDTTELNAAEVSKHILMRYRG; from the coding sequence ATGAAATACGCCAATAAAAATATCATTCTCGTCGGGATGATGGCCACGGGAAAGTCGACGGTGGGCGCACTGCTGGCGGAAGAGCTGGGGTATGAGCTGGTTGATCTGGATCATGTGATTATTCAGAAAGAAGGCCGGAGCATTGCGGAACTCTTCGCTGAAGGCGGGGAAGAATATTTCCGCAGGATCGAATCGGCAGTCCTGAAGGACATGCTGGAGGGAGAGGGCCGGATTATCTCTACAGGCGGCGGAGCGGTGCTGGCGCCGGGGAATGCGGACATCATGCTGCAAAATGGGCTAGTTGTTGCGTTGACCGCTTCAGAGGAGGCAATTATCGCCCGTGTCAGCGGGGATCAGAACAGGCCGCTGCTCGCCGGCAATGCACAGGAACGGGTTCGGACGATTCTGGAACAGCGCCGGGACGCTTACCGTTTCGCACATTGCACGGTCGATACAACGGAGCTGAATGCGGCAGAAGTGTCGAAGCATATTTTAATGCGCTACCGCGGTTGA
- a CDS encoding rhodanese-like domain-containing protein produces the protein MNEIPQITAQELRQRLESGEDLVLIDVREDDEVAFGMIPGAKHIPMGEIPQHTEELPQETEIVFICRSGARSQRVCEYLQQFGYRTSNLSGGMMDWNETADA, from the coding sequence ATGAATGAGATTCCCCAAATCACAGCACAAGAACTGCGGCAGCGTCTGGAGTCAGGTGAAGACCTTGTACTGATAGACGTCCGTGAAGACGACGAGGTTGCTTTCGGAATGATTCCCGGGGCGAAGCATATTCCTATGGGCGAAATACCGCAGCATACGGAAGAGCTGCCTCAAGAAACCGAAATCGTCTTTATTTGCCGCTCCGGCGCCCGCAGCCAGCGTGTCTGCGAATACCTGCAGCAGTTCGGCTACCGGACCTCCAACCTTAGCGGCGGGATGATGGACTGGAATGAAACTGCGGACGCCTAA
- the aroA gene encoding 3-phosphoshikimate 1-carboxyvinyltransferase has protein sequence MDVIVRPTPTLQGEFGALSSKNYTTRYLLVAALSEGVSTIYHPAHSEDSDAIRRCIADLGAVLTEDEEKIVIQGFGRRPRDVKELNVGNAGAVLRFLMAVAALSPEVTFVNTYPDSLGKRPHDDLITALGQLGVEVEHNNGRLPITIRGGKPAGGRITVSGAVSSQYLSALLFLTPLLEEDSEIIVLDDLKSKVVVGQTLEVLEQAGIIVHAADDYMSFKVPGGQAYAAKSYTVQGDYPGSAAVLAAAAVTKSDVRIHRLAEHSKQGERAIVDVLRMMQVPLTHENGTVHVQGNGILKAVEFDGDAATDAVLAMVAAAVFAEGTSRFYNVENLRYKECDRITDYLAELTRAGASVEERRDEIIVHGKPEGVEGGVTINAHYDHRVIMALTVVGLRARQPLRIKDAHHVAKSYPQYFDHLRLLGADVEWV, from the coding sequence ATGGACGTTATTGTTAGGCCTACACCAACCCTGCAAGGGGAATTCGGAGCCCTGTCTTCCAAAAATTATACTACGCGCTACCTGCTGGTCGCCGCATTGTCGGAAGGGGTCAGCACGATCTACCACCCGGCGCACAGTGAAGACAGCGATGCGATCCGCAGATGTATCGCTGATCTGGGAGCAGTGCTTACAGAAGACGAGGAAAAAATTGTCATTCAGGGCTTTGGCCGCCGTCCCCGTGATGTCAAAGAGCTTAACGTGGGCAATGCCGGTGCGGTGCTGCGTTTTCTGATGGCTGTGGCGGCCCTCAGTCCTGAGGTCACCTTTGTGAACACGTATCCGGATTCTTTGGGCAAACGTCCGCATGACGATCTGATTACAGCGCTTGGCCAGCTCGGCGTAGAGGTGGAGCATAACAACGGAAGACTTCCGATTACCATTCGCGGCGGCAAACCGGCTGGCGGGCGGATTACGGTATCTGGTGCGGTCAGCTCGCAATATCTCAGCGCTCTTCTGTTCCTGACACCGCTGCTTGAGGAAGACAGTGAAATTATTGTGCTGGATGACCTGAAATCCAAAGTGGTTGTAGGCCAGACGCTGGAGGTCTTGGAGCAGGCGGGGATTATCGTTCACGCGGCTGATGACTATATGTCCTTCAAGGTGCCGGGCGGCCAGGCCTATGCGGCCAAGTCCTACACGGTACAGGGCGATTATCCCGGATCGGCAGCTGTGCTCGCAGCGGCGGCGGTGACGAAATCGGATGTCCGGATTCACCGGCTTGCCGAACACAGCAAGCAGGGCGAGCGGGCGATTGTAGATGTGCTGCGTATGATGCAAGTGCCGCTTACCCATGAGAATGGTACAGTGCATGTTCAGGGCAATGGTATCCTGAAGGCTGTGGAATTTGACGGTGATGCGGCAACCGATGCGGTCCTCGCAATGGTGGCTGCCGCTGTTTTTGCCGAAGGCACCTCACGCTTCTATAATGTTGAGAATTTGAGATACAAGGAATGCGACCGCATTACTGACTATTTGGCTGAGCTGACCCGCGCCGGAGCAAGCGTTGAGGAACGCCGGGATGAGATTATCGTACACGGTAAACCTGAGGGCGTCGAAGGCGGCGTGACGATCAATGCGCATTATGACCACCGGGTAATCATGGCGCTGACCGTAGTCGGCCTGCGGGCCCGCCAGCCGCTGCGGATCAAGGATGCCCATCACGTGGCCAAATCGTACCCGCAGTACTTCGACCACCTGCGCTTGCTTGGTGCAGATGTGGAGTGGGTATGA
- a CDS encoding GNAT family N-acetyltransferase encodes MTKPELLTIHPLTPDDFPSVCELFRHTITDAFEQEGLASLQDDIQNEIDNKQQMAASALNLKNSGLFFLVAKLDGRVAGTISFGPCGENIRSCTGHQLDDVGELGSLYILPSCQGQGIGSALIKEMLDDLRSRGIEEFCLDSGYKRAQQRWLRKFGEPYTVVKDYWGPDSVHMVWLCKTTTLTTTC; translated from the coding sequence ATGACGAAGCCAGAGCTTTTGACTATACATCCGCTCACACCAGACGACTTCCCGTCTGTGTGTGAGCTTTTTAGGCATACCATTACTGATGCCTTTGAACAAGAGGGACTTGCCTCTTTGCAGGACGACATCCAAAATGAAATTGACAACAAACAACAAATGGCTGCGAGCGCTCTGAACCTTAAGAATTCCGGCCTGTTTTTCCTTGTTGCCAAACTAGACGGAAGGGTTGCCGGAACAATTTCATTCGGGCCCTGCGGTGAGAATATCCGGTCATGTACGGGACATCAGCTTGATGATGTAGGTGAGCTGGGGAGCTTATACATTTTGCCAAGCTGCCAGGGCCAGGGAATAGGCTCGGCCTTAATTAAGGAGATGCTGGATGATCTAAGGAGCCGGGGAATTGAAGAGTTTTGCCTGGACAGCGGTTATAAGCGGGCGCAGCAAAGATGGCTGCGGAAATTTGGCGAGCCCTACACCGTGGTTAAGGATTATTGGGGACCGGATTCGGTTCACATGGTTTGGTTGTGCAAGACAACGACACTAACAACGACTTGTTAG
- a CDS encoding sensor histidine kinase: MINLIMAIQILSFFFIFQSISRYRFTIREITIWLAVFLLIGFVSTYFIGVWGAVTLFLCFVGISYFKNHKTITALGVFYGAYALVMNSFLGYLAADPLTRLVEFIFRQSSANIDDLPYLFTAMAPPVINEIGLRAVRRYVPQLNKEILQKSSRVILFPVIVLLMIIIISVYPILSIGNTTGEFSSFHRTLLLGMWLLFIIALLYMQFQYNHIQKREVEKSKSEQLVQLKDYAAQLEKIYDEFRGFRHDYANILLTLEDGIYREDWEQVKQVYEQTVKPTGQLMRKNEYSFVKLRNLYVSEVKSILAAKIIMAQQMKIDVSLEIEEPIQLIQMELISFTRVLSILLDNAIEAAANTEAAKLWIVLLEDPAAQRIIIENSSGENICLRRLGERGYSSKGKGHGLGLYNVQQILKENHFVSLETETRSNLFSQTLILRKTGERK, encoded by the coding sequence ATGATTAATTTAATTATGGCAATCCAAATATTAAGCTTCTTTTTTATTTTTCAATCCATTTCACGCTATCGCTTTACAATCCGGGAAATCACAATTTGGCTGGCAGTGTTTTTATTGATTGGATTTGTTTCTACATATTTTATCGGAGTATGGGGGGCTGTTACGCTATTTCTCTGTTTCGTTGGCATATCCTACTTCAAAAATCATAAAACCATTACCGCATTAGGTGTTTTTTACGGAGCGTATGCCTTGGTCATGAATTCGTTTTTAGGCTATCTCGCAGCAGATCCGCTTACGCGATTGGTTGAATTTATTTTTAGACAATCATCAGCAAATATCGACGATCTCCCGTATCTGTTTACAGCTATGGCACCGCCCGTTATCAATGAAATCGGTCTTAGAGCGGTACGCCGCTATGTTCCACAGCTTAACAAGGAAATTCTGCAGAAATCCAGCAGAGTGATTCTTTTTCCGGTGATTGTCCTTTTAATGATTATAATCATTTCGGTATATCCGATCTTATCCATTGGTAATACAACGGGCGAGTTTAGTTCATTCCATAGGACCCTGCTCTTAGGGATGTGGCTGCTGTTTATCATTGCCTTGCTGTATATGCAATTTCAATACAATCATATTCAGAAAAGAGAAGTGGAAAAATCTAAAAGTGAACAATTGGTACAGCTGAAGGATTATGCCGCGCAGCTCGAAAAAATTTATGATGAATTCAGAGGGTTTCGCCATGACTATGCTAATATCCTGTTGACTCTGGAGGATGGGATTTACCGCGAAGATTGGGAGCAAGTCAAACAAGTGTATGAACAAACCGTTAAGCCGACGGGGCAATTGATGCGCAAGAATGAGTACAGCTTTGTCAAGCTGCGAAATCTGTATGTATCCGAGGTCAAAAGTATCCTGGCTGCGAAAATAATAATGGCCCAACAAATGAAAATAGATGTTTCGTTGGAAATTGAAGAACCCATTCAGCTGATTCAGATGGAATTGATTTCTTTTACCCGGGTTCTTTCCATTTTATTAGATAATGCGATAGAAGCAGCGGCTAATACAGAAGCAGCGAAGCTTTGGATCGTATTATTGGAAGACCCCGCCGCTCAGCGGATCATCATTGAGAACAGCAGCGGAGAGAACATTTGTTTACGACGGCTGGGGGAGCGCGGGTACTCTTCCAAAGGTAAGGGGCATGGCTTGGGGTTATATAATGTGCAGCAGATTTTAAAGGAAAATCACTTTGTATCGCTTGAAACGGAAACCCGATCAAACTTGTTTTCTCAGACACTAATTTTAAGAAAGACTGGAGAACGGAAATGA
- a CDS encoding response regulator transcription factor: MNIFILEDDLIQQQRLERIIRTLLFKHQIRCRSLCSTAKPDHLLSQIENAADHKLYFLDLEIKHEKHKGLAIAKEIRKKDPYGTIVFVTTHSELAPITFTYRVAALDFIEKDLEEVEFIQKVEECLFIADSRRTIPVSPDNFTFENKYTSFQIPFSDILYFETMEIAHKIRLITKTKVLNFYAELHEIAGYDDRLFRCHRAFVVNLSNIRSVDKKNKLVLFDHDISCSVSRRLQKETIERMEALRQKEFLH; encoded by the coding sequence ATGAACATATTTATTTTGGAGGATGACCTGATCCAGCAGCAGCGCTTAGAACGGATCATCCGGACATTGTTGTTTAAACACCAGATCCGTTGCCGGAGTCTATGTTCGACCGCAAAACCGGATCATTTATTATCGCAAATTGAGAATGCGGCTGACCACAAGCTGTATTTTCTTGATCTGGAGATCAAACATGAGAAGCATAAAGGGCTCGCTATCGCTAAGGAAATTAGAAAAAAAGATCCCTACGGCACGATTGTTTTTGTTACCACCCATTCCGAGTTAGCGCCAATAACCTTTACATACCGTGTGGCTGCTTTAGATTTTATTGAAAAAGATTTAGAGGAAGTAGAATTTATTCAAAAAGTTGAAGAGTGTCTGTTCATTGCCGATTCGCGCCGGACGATTCCGGTAAGTCCCGATAACTTTACATTCGAGAATAAATATACCAGCTTTCAAATTCCCTTTTCAGACATCCTTTATTTTGAGACTATGGAAATTGCACATAAAATAAGGTTAATTACTAAAACTAAAGTTCTTAATTTTTATGCTGAATTACATGAAATTGCCGGTTATGATGACCGCCTCTTCCGCTGCCACCGGGCATTTGTAGTCAATCTGTCTAATATCAGATCCGTTGATAAGAAGAACAAACTTGTCTTGTTTGACCACGATATAAGCTGTTCGGTTTCAAGAAGGCTGCAAAAGGAAACCATTGAAAGGATGGAAGCTTTAAGGCAAAAAGAGTTCCTCCATTAA
- a CDS encoding ABC transporter ATP-binding protein yields the protein METMIRINQLSKSYKQEEIVSKVTMRIEKGEIYGFLGPNGAGKTTIMKMILNLVKPTSGEIFVLNQPVSETSFQYLKHIGSIIEYPVFYDRLTAAENLKYHCAYARFHGKDRIPEVLQTVGLTGVEDKKVHEFSLGMKQRLGIARAILTGPAILILDEPINGLDPVGIKDIRMLLLKLKKEYGMTILVSSHIVSEMETIADTIGIINQGQLIREVKMTEVRKENIQYLEIKVANSKQAALVLKEKLNLHNFEAVDTETIRVYQHEVSQSVINKELVLNDILVNSIETQQSNLEEYFLNLIHGGR from the coding sequence ATGGAAACAATGATCCGAATCAATCAATTATCAAAGTCTTATAAGCAGGAAGAAATCGTATCAAAGGTAACCATGCGAATTGAAAAGGGTGAAATTTACGGATTTTTAGGTCCGAACGGTGCCGGCAAAACAACAATTATGAAAATGATCCTTAATTTGGTGAAGCCAACCTCAGGTGAGATCTTTGTGCTGAATCAGCCTGTATCCGAAACGTCTTTTCAATACCTGAAGCATATCGGAAGCATCATTGAATATCCCGTTTTTTATGACCGTCTAACCGCTGCTGAGAATTTAAAATACCATTGTGCCTACGCCCGTTTCCATGGTAAGGACCGGATTCCTGAAGTATTGCAGACAGTTGGCTTGACAGGAGTAGAAGATAAAAAAGTGCATGAGTTTTCACTTGGGATGAAGCAGCGCCTGGGAATTGCCAGAGCCATTCTTACCGGGCCGGCCATTTTGATTTTAGATGAACCGATTAATGGTCTAGACCCTGTGGGAATTAAGGATATCCGGATGCTTTTATTGAAGCTGAAGAAGGAGTACGGGATGACAATTCTAGTCTCCAGTCATATTGTTTCTGAGATGGAGACCATTGCGGATACGATTGGAATTATTAATCAGGGACAATTAATCAGAGAAGTGAAGATGACTGAAGTCAGAAAGGAAAATATTCAATACCTGGAAATAAAAGTGGCAAACAGCAAGCAGGCTGCACTTGTGCTGAAAGAAAAATTAAACCTGCATAACTTTGAAGCGGTTGATACAGAAACGATCCGGGTCTACCAGCATGAGGTGTCGCAGTCGGTCATTAATAAAGAGCTGGTCCTAAATGATATCCTTGTAAACAGCATTGAAACACAACAAAGTAATTTGGAAGAGTATTTCCTGAATCTCATTCATGGGGGCAGATAA